CTTCTTTGCGAGGGTTTCATCGGAAGTTGTCACCGCACCAGCGTCGCCGAGTGCACCCAGATTTTTGGTGGGATAAAAGCTGAAAGCCGTCGCATGCGCAATTGAGCCTACCTTTTTTCCCTGATATTTGGTACCGTGCGCCTGGGCTGCGTCAGTTACTATTTTCAGGTCATATGTTTCAGCGAGCGCTGAGATCGCATCCATTTCGCAGCTTCTTCCATAAAGATCAACCGTTAATATTGCCCGGGTTTTAGTAGTAATATGCGCTTCGACCAGCGACGCATCAAGCAACATGGTGTAAGGATCTGGTTCAACCAGCACGGGTGTCAAATGCAGAAAGCTAAGCGGCAATACGGACGCAATATAAGTATTGGCAGGAACAATGACTTCGGACCCGGGAGGAAAATCCATTGCTTTAAAAATCAGCGTAATGGCGTCCAAACCATTGGCAACTCCTACACAATGTCCAACCTGACAATAATTGGCAAAAGCGCGTTCAAAGGCTGCAAGCTCTTCACCCAGAATATACCATCCTGAACGGATAACCCGCAAGGAAGCAGCTTCAATTGCATCGAGGTATGGAGCGTTGACAAGGTTTAAATCCAGAAAAGGAATCATTGAATCAGAAGCTGGCTCAGCATATAAGGTTCGTCGATATAATCGGCTTTATCATAATATTCATTTGACAAAACCAGTAACATCGCGTCGGAAGAAAACATATCCATCGTATGCCAATCTTTGGGTTCAAGAATAAGGCAAGAGTCGGGGCTATTGAGAGTAAAATATTCCTCTCTTTCACCATCATTGGAGTAAACCCGGCAACTTCCATGAAGGCATATCAATGCATTCCAGGCTTTATGATGCCGATGCCCGCCTCTCGGCGCATCACCGGTACCGTAGATATAAAAAACACGCTTTATCGTCCCGGGAATGATCTTTTCAAATACCGTCAGGTTGCCTGAGTCGGTATTGAACGTATTCAAAGTAATTAGTGATGGCATAGGGAAATCTTCTGTTAGTACCTCTTTAACACCCAATTAACAAACCGACTGAGAATTCAGAGTTCTTCTCAAAATACAAATAAAAGAATCAGATTTAAAAGCCAATTACCGAAAGGCTATTGTTAATTATTTTATTATCAGCATATTGAAAAATAAACTTTATAAAAGGATAATCTGCGCGATCCATCTCCAGGGACTAACGGACAACCTGTCCCTATTTAAAAAAATGCCAGCCCGCAAAATGATCGATATACATCAACATTTTGACTGGTAAAGGTTCCAGCCAGAGAATTCTATTGTAACCCATATAAAAAACTTGCAAATGGATAACGCAGACTACCGCGGTAAAAAACAGGATCTGCCGGATTGTCGGAAGCGAGGTCGTTTTTACTAGTATATGGAGAGATAATAAGATAAACGGGAATCCATAAGCCAGCGCCCGGTCCAGATCGTGCACATATATTCCCGTCGCTGTCAATACGATAAAACCGACTAGTAATGCCAGTACCAGCCAGTATCGTTTTGTAAGCCAAAGAACCAGAAAAGCAGCCAGAATGATCAGCCAGATCCCTTCAAAAGTGGCCCAAATGCTACTACCCAGCCCATTCCGGTGCGCATTTGCGAATAGTACAGGAGTTCCTATTGTTGAGTAACTATGGTTTGGGAAATATTTGCCCTGCACATAAATACGAATTCCAAAGTAAATGATCCAGGCTACCCAGACGACCAGGCATTCTTTCACAAAAAACCGCCTGAAAATACCCGAAAAACTGAAATCATTTTTTTCATAGGCTTTAGTAACCATCCACCAGAGCATTAAATACCCTCCCGCGATTACCGCTCTTTCATCAGT
This Dyadobacter sp. UC 10 DNA region includes the following protein-coding sequences:
- a CDS encoding DegT/DnrJ/EryC1/StrS family aminotransferase encodes the protein MIPFLDLNLVNAPYLDAIEAASLRVIRSGWYILGEELAAFERAFANYCQVGHCVGVANGLDAITLIFKAMDFPPGSEVIVPANTYIASVLPLSFLHLTPVLVEPDPYTMLLDASLVEAHITTKTRAILTVDLYGRSCEMDAISALAETYDLKIVTDAAQAHGTKYQGKKVGSIAHATAFSFYPTKNLGALGDAGAVTTSDETLAKKIRYLRNYGSQQRYKNEYQGVNSRLDEIQAAILNVKLPYLDKENERRREIAGRYLDEIKLSQLILPPADRVQEDSWHLFVVRHPERQRLISYLESKSIQTNVHYPLPVHKQLAYKSMAQLILPVTEQIHEEVISLPLNPVMSDEEVAYIIETINQFDS
- a CDS encoding sugar 3,4-ketoisomerase — encoded protein: MPSLITLNTFNTDSGNLTVFEKIIPGTIKRVFYIYGTGDAPRGGHRHHKAWNALICLHGSCRVYSNDGEREEYFTLNSPDSCLILEPKDWHTMDMFSSDAMLLVLSNEYYDKADYIDEPYMLSQLLIQ